TAGTATTACGTCGGATCGAAACCGACGTAATATCCGTTACGCTGGAACGAAGCGGCGTACCGCGAAGGGCTGTTCCGGTGGGGACGCGGGCGGTCATCGATCGGAGTCGACCGTACCGACGGCCGAGCGCGCGTTCACGTCCGAATCGCGGAACCGCCCAGCCAGATCGCGGACGCCCTCGCGGAGGGTGTGTTCGGTCTCGAAGCCCGTCCCGCCCAGCCGGTCGAAGTTGACGTGATACGAGGGGCCTGGGTGTTCGTCTTCGAGGTAGGTGATGTCGACGGGGCCAACCTCGTCGCGGACGACCTCGGCGATCTCCTCGATCCGGTAGTTCCCGTCGTTCGAGCCGACGTTGTACACCAGCTCGTCCCACGCGTCAGGCTCGCGGACGGCCGCCTCGTACGCTCGCGCGGCGTCGTCGACGTGGACGAACGGGCGCCAGTTCGAGCCGTCGCCGTAGACGGTGAGCGGCCGTCCCGTCACTGCGCGGAAGACGAAGTGATTCACCACGAGGTTGAACCGGACCGCCGGCGAGTAGCCGAAGTTCGTGGCCATCCGCAGGGCGGTGCCGGTCATGTCGTACTCCTCGCAGTACTCTGCCAGCAGGTCTTCCGACTGGTACTTCGTCTCGGCGTAGGGGTTGATCGGGTCGGGGTCGACGGACTCGTCGATGTCCGTGCTCGTCGCGCGGCCGTAGATGTTACACGAGGAGGCGAAGACGACGTGGTCGACGCCGAGCTTGCCCGCGGCGGTCAGGACGTTCTCGGTGCCGTCGTAGTTGACGGCGAAGGTCTCCTCGCGGCGGTCGTGGGTGCTCGCCGCGCCCGTGATGGCGGCGAGGTGGACCACTCGATCGACGTCGCGCATCGCGCTCTCGACGTCGCCGTACTCGCGCACGTCGCCCCGGCGGAAGTCCAGCCCGTCGTCGAAACAGCCGAACAAGGCGCGGGGCGACCCGGAGACGAGGCTGTCCAGGACGACCACGCGGTCGACGTCGTCGTCGGCCTGCAGCTTCGGGACGAGGTGGCTGCCGATGTAGCCACACCCGCCGGTGACGAGCACGTCCACGGCTTACTCCTCTGCGTCCCAGTCGTCGAGGACGCCCGGGAGGAAGCGGTCCTCGTGGGCCGCGATGGTGTCGGCCTGCTCGGTGAGCGACTCGAACACGTCACGGATGCCGCTCTCGAAGTCCTGGGCCTGCTCGCCGATGAGGTCAGCGTAGCGGTCGTCCTCGATCTCCATCTTGTGGGTCTCGTCCTCGTCGCGCGGGTTCTCGAAGTGCTCGACCGCGACGTCGAGGTCGAACTCCGAGCCGACGCCCGCGATGGTCTCGGCGATCTCGACGATGGAGATCGCGCGGGTGACCTGGTTGTACACCGTCAGATCGTCCGGGCGCTCCTCGTGGTCCTGCAAGGCGAGGTTCGCCAGACCCTCGACGGCGTCCTCCAGCGAGATGAACGGCTTGCGCTGCTCGCCCTTGCCGTAGACGGTGACCGGGTACCCCGCGACGGCCTGAGCGGCGAATCGGTGAGCCACGGTCCCGAAGTAGTAGTCGAAGTCGAAGCGGGTCTTGAGCGCGTCGTACTCGCGGGTCTCCTCGGTCTCGGTGCCGTACGTGATGGCCGTGCGCACGTCCGAGATCGGGATGTCGAACTGCTGGTGGGCCAGCCGCATGTTGGCGGCGTCGTGGCTCTTGGTGAGGTGGTACCACGAGCCCGCCATCGCCGGGAACGGCACCTCGTCGCGCTCGTCCTGGTTCTCCATGGCCGCACCGCCCTCGGGGATCGGGAACTCGGGCGCACCGTAGACGCCAGTGGTGGTGGTCTCGATGAAGTGGGTGTCGGTGAGGTCGTGCTCTTCGAGGCCCCACAGCAGGTTCCGCGTGGACTGCATGTTGTTGTGCTGGGTGTAGTTGGCCCGCTCGCCGTTGATCTGCGAATACGGCGCGGAGGGCTGTGCGGCCGCGTGGACGACGACTTCCGGTTCGTGGACGGCCAGCAGCTCGTCGACGAACGACTTCTCGACGAGGTCGCCCTCGACGAAGGACATGTTGCCGATGCCGAAGACCTCCTCGGCCGCGTCGAGGCGCTGGTCGATGCCCGCGATGGGCGTCGCGCTCTTCGAGCCGACCTCCTCGACCCACTCGCGGCGGGCGAAGTTGTCGACGAGCAGCACGCGGTCGTCCGTCCGATTCGCGATGCGCAGGGCGGTCGGCCAGCCGATGTAGCCATCGGCGCCGGTGACGAGGATCGTCATTGAGTTACTCAGATTGTGAGTAACCTCGAAGCGTTATATGTTTTTTCATCGGACGGAGTAGA
This DNA window, taken from Halosimplex litoreum, encodes the following:
- a CDS encoding NAD-dependent epimerase/dehydratase family protein produces the protein MTILVTGADGYIGWPTALRIANRTDDRVLLVDNFARREWVEEVGSKSATPIAGIDQRLDAAEEVFGIGNMSFVEGDLVEKSFVDELLAVHEPEVVVHAAAQPSAPYSQINGERANYTQHNNMQSTRNLLWGLEEHDLTDTHFIETTTTGVYGAPEFPIPEGGAAMENQDERDEVPFPAMAGSWYHLTKSHDAANMRLAHQQFDIPISDVRTAITYGTETEETREYDALKTRFDFDYYFGTVAHRFAAQAVAGYPVTVYGKGEQRKPFISLEDAVEGLANLALQDHEERPDDLTVYNQVTRAISIVEIAETIAGVGSEFDLDVAVEHFENPRDEDETHKMEIEDDRYADLIGEQAQDFESGIRDVFESLTEQADTIAAHEDRFLPGVLDDWDAEE
- a CDS encoding NAD-dependent epimerase/dehydratase family protein codes for the protein MDVLVTGGCGYIGSHLVPKLQADDDVDRVVVLDSLVSGSPRALFGCFDDGLDFRRGDVREYGDVESAMRDVDRVVHLAAITGAASTHDRREETFAVNYDGTENVLTAAGKLGVDHVVFASSCNIYGRATSTDIDESVDPDPINPYAETKYQSEDLLAEYCEEYDMTGTALRMATNFGYSPAVRFNLVVNHFVFRAVTGRPLTVYGDGSNWRPFVHVDDAARAYEAAVREPDAWDELVYNVGSNDGNYRIEEIAEVVRDEVGPVDITYLEDEHPGPSYHVNFDRLGGTGFETEHTLREGVRDLAGRFRDSDVNARSAVGTVDSDR